Proteins from one Sabethes cyaneus chromosome 2, idSabCyanKW18_F2, whole genome shotgun sequence genomic window:
- the LOC128733609 gene encoding sideroflexin-2 encodes MANHIDIDKPLWNLNSFTGRFMHFFWVTDPRTCFTSEDDLLKAKDLVLKVRQGNQPTDVSIEEIIHAKKLYESAFHPDSGELQNIFGRMSFQMPGGMAITGAMLQWYRTNTAVIFWQWVNQSFNALVNYTNRNANSSLTTTQLVVSYVSATSSALLAAVGYKGYLTKKASPFFQRYVPFVAVAVANCINIPLMRQNELIYGIDIQDENGNTVGKSRVAAAKGISQVVFSRIAMCAPGMLILPIIMESLEKNRLFRSVSFLHAPFQVMVVGCFLTTMVPTACALFPQTASLSSGVIKLIEPEFYEDMRKNGRIPSKVYFNKGL; translated from the exons ATGGCAAACCACATTGATATCGACAAGCCACTGTGGAATTTAAATTCGTTTACCGGTCGCTTCATGCATTTTTTTTGGGTAACTGATCCGAGAACATGTTTTACTTCGGAGGACGATTTGCTAAAGGCTAAAGATTTGGTCCTGAAAGTAAG ACAAGGCAATCAACCAACCGATGTATCAATTGAAGAAATTATTCATGCTAAAAAACTGTATGAGAGTGCATTTCATCCTGATAGTGGAGAATTGCAAAATATATTTGGCCGCATGAGTTTCCAAATGCCTGGTGGTATGGCAATTACTGGAGCAATGTTGCAATGGTACAG AACTAACACAGCTGTAATATTTTGGCAATGGGTCAACCAATCTTTTAATGCGCTGGTCAATTATACTAACAGAAATGCCAATTCATCATTAACGACAACGCAGTTAGTAGTATCATATGTTTCAGCTACTAGTTCAGCTCTTCTAGCAGCTGTCGGCTATAAAGGATACCTAACAAAAAAAGCTAGCCCGTTTTTCCAACGCTACGTGCCATTCGTGGCTGTCGCAGTTGCTAACTGCATCAATATACCACTAATGCGACAAAATGAGCTAATATACGGAATTGATATTCAAGACGAAAACGGGAATACAGTAGGAAAGAGTCGAGTTGCCGCCGCAAAAGGTATATCGCAG gTTGTGTTTTCACGTATCGCTATGTGTGCTCCAGGCATGTTAATTCTGCCTATTATAATGGAATCTCTAGAAAAAAATAGGCTTTTCCGCAGTGTTTCTTTCCTGCATGCTCCTTTTCAGGTGATGGTAGTTGGTTGCTT TTTGACTACTATGGTTCCAACTGCTTGTGCATTATTTCCACAAACTGCATCACTGAGCTCTGGGGTCATTAAATTGATCGAACCGGAGTTTTATGAAGATATGCGGAAAAATGGAAGAATTCCTAGTAAGGTATACTTCAATAAGGGCCTATAA